A single region of the Sulfitobacter geojensis genome encodes:
- a CDS encoding ABC transporter substrate-binding protein, with translation MNLRLKGTTAIALATCMFAAPAFADMDAAKAFLDSEIGDMSVLSRADQEAELQFFVDAAKPFEGMEINVVSETIGTHTYESTVLAPAFEAITGIKVTHDLIGEGDVVEKLQTQMQSGENIYDAYINDSDLIGTHWRYQQARNLTDWMSGEGAAVTNPNLDLEDFIGLSFTTGPDGKVYQLPDQQFANLYWFRYDWFNDEQNKADFKAKYGYDLGVPVNWTAYEDIAEFFTGRDLSRLGVEGEVFGNMDYGKKDPSLGWRYTDAWLSMAGAGDVGEPNGLPVDEWGIRVNENSQPVGSCVARGGATNGPAAVYAVTKAIEWLEKYSPPAAAGMTFSEAGPIPAQGNVAQQMFWYTAFTAASVEPDLPVMNEDGTPKWRMAPSPHGAYWTEGTKIGYQDAGSWTLMKSTPVDRAQAAWLYAQFVTSKTVDVKKSHVGLTFIRESTIQHESFTERAPKLGGLVEFYRSPARVQWSPTGTNVPDYPKLAQLWWQNIGDAMSGAKTPQEALDSLCADQEKVLIRLERAGVQGDIGPKMNEEKDAEYWLSQPGSPKAKLANEDEEPVTIAYDELIKSWQ, from the coding sequence ATGAACTTGCGACTTAAGGGAACCACAGCGATTGCGCTGGCGACATGTATGTTCGCCGCACCCGCCTTTGCTGACATGGATGCCGCTAAGGCATTTCTCGACAGTGAAATCGGCGATATGTCCGTGCTGTCACGTGCAGATCAGGAAGCGGAACTGCAGTTTTTCGTCGACGCAGCCAAACCGTTCGAGGGTATGGAGATCAACGTTGTCTCCGAAACCATCGGCACGCACACCTATGAATCCACCGTGCTTGCGCCTGCATTCGAAGCGATCACCGGCATCAAGGTCACACATGACCTGATCGGCGAAGGCGACGTTGTTGAAAAGCTGCAAACACAAATGCAGTCGGGCGAAAACATCTATGACGCCTATATCAACGACTCCGACCTGATCGGTACGCACTGGCGTTACCAACAGGCGCGCAACCTGACCGACTGGATGTCCGGCGAAGGGGCGGCGGTTACAAACCCGAACCTTGATCTGGAAGATTTCATCGGCCTGTCCTTCACCACCGGCCCCGATGGCAAGGTGTACCAACTGCCCGACCAGCAGTTCGCGAACCTCTACTGGTTCCGCTACGATTGGTTCAACGACGAACAGAACAAAGCGGATTTCAAAGCGAAATACGGCTACGATCTGGGTGTGCCAGTCAACTGGACGGCTTACGAGGACATTGCGGAATTCTTCACCGGCCGTGATCTGTCACGTCTTGGCGTTGAAGGCGAAGTCTTTGGCAACATGGACTACGGCAAGAAAGACCCGTCACTGGGGTGGCGTTACACTGACGCGTGGCTGTCCATGGCCGGTGCCGGCGATGTGGGCGAACCCAACGGTCTGCCTGTTGACGAATGGGGCATCCGTGTGAACGAAAACTCACAGCCTGTGGGGTCCTGCGTTGCGCGCGGTGGTGCCACCAACGGACCAGCAGCTGTCTATGCTGTGACCAAGGCAATCGAATGGCTGGAAAAATACTCTCCGCCCGCCGCTGCCGGTATGACGTTCTCTGAAGCGGGCCCAATTCCTGCACAGGGTAACGTTGCACAGCAGATGTTCTGGTACACCGCATTCACTGCGGCGTCCGTAGAGCCTGATCTGCCTGTGATGAACGAAGATGGCACGCCAAAGTGGCGCATGGCACCTTCGCCACACGGTGCATACTGGACCGAAGGCACCAAGATTGGCTACCAAGATGCCGGTTCCTGGACCCTGATGAAATCAACACCTGTTGATCGCGCTCAGGCGGCCTGGCTTTATGCCCAGTTCGTGACATCGAAAACTGTCGACGTGAAGAAAAGCCATGTTGGTCTGACGTTCATTCGTGAATCCACGATCCAGCACGAAAGCTTTACCGAGCGTGCGCCCAAACTGGGTGGTCTGGTTGAATTCTACCGTTCGCCCGCGCGCGTTCAGTGGTCGCCAACCGGCACCAACGTGCCTGACTATCCAAAGCTGGCACAGCTGTGGTGGCAGAACATTGGCGACGCGATGTCAGGTGCGAAAACACCTCAGGAAGCACTGGATTCACTTTGCGCAGATCAGGAAAAAGTTCTGATCCGTCTGGAGCGTGCCGGTGTTCAGGGCGATATCGGTCCGAAGATGAACGAAGAAAAAGATGCCGAGTACTGGCTGTCCCAGCCCGGTTCGCCCAAAGCGAAGCTGGCGAACGAGGACGAAGAACCAGTTACGATCGCTTATGACGAGCTGATCAAATCCTGGCAGTAA
- a CDS encoding GlxA family transcriptional regulator has translation MDTPVTARNIDVLLYENMNLLDVAGPVQTFKTARVNTRRKYKMRYVSLDAKPVRSCCGLTLQAEAQLDDASPSNDLLIPGGIGVDALVPDQRLRRIVQQRAAHKGDGRLISVCSGALVLAAAGVLDGLAATTHWSRAADVRKFADVLWDLDRICTTHRRVFTSAGVVTGIDLALAIIRADCGAAAALDVARELVVQLRRTGGQSQYALHLAGQFSADDALARLIEQVVTHPHLEWSLEMLADTAGMNARTLSRHFKRDLQVTPAQFVERVRVDHARGLLQGKLPLKQVAQDSGFGDLQRMQRAFQRRFGVRVSEYLTTFGDV, from the coding sequence ATGGACACCCCGGTTACAGCGCGCAATATTGACGTGCTTCTCTACGAGAATATGAACCTTCTGGATGTTGCAGGCCCTGTGCAGACTTTTAAAACCGCGCGCGTCAACACCCGCCGGAAATACAAAATGCGGTATGTCTCCCTTGACGCAAAGCCGGTCCGCAGCTGTTGCGGACTTACGTTGCAGGCCGAGGCACAGCTTGACGACGCTTCGCCCTCCAATGACCTGTTGATCCCCGGCGGCATTGGCGTGGACGCCTTGGTACCGGATCAAAGGTTACGTCGGATTGTCCAGCAACGCGCCGCACATAAAGGTGACGGTCGATTGATCTCCGTCTGCTCCGGTGCCTTGGTCCTTGCCGCTGCGGGGGTGCTCGACGGGCTTGCGGCCACGACCCATTGGTCCCGCGCTGCGGATGTTCGCAAATTCGCAGATGTCTTGTGGGATCTGGACCGGATTTGCACAACGCACAGGCGGGTCTTTACCTCTGCCGGTGTGGTCACCGGGATCGACCTTGCGCTGGCGATCATCCGCGCTGATTGCGGTGCAGCCGCTGCGTTGGACGTGGCGCGCGAACTGGTCGTGCAACTGCGCCGCACCGGCGGTCAAAGCCAATATGCCCTCCATCTGGCCGGTCAATTTTCAGCGGATGACGCCTTGGCCCGATTGATTGAACAAGTGGTGACGCACCCGCACCTGGAGTGGTCGCTGGAAATGCTGGCGGATACAGCGGGCATGAATGCTCGCACCCTGTCACGGCACTTCAAACGGGATTTACAAGTCACACCTGCCCAGTTTGTAGAACGGGTGCGGGTCGATCATGCGCGCGGATTGTTGCAGGGAAAGCTGCCATTGAAACAGGTCGCACAGGACAGCGGTTTCGGGGATCTGCAACGGATGCAGCGGGCGTTTCAACGCCGGTTTGGTGTGCGTGTCAGCGAATATCTGACCACCTTCGGGGACGTATAA
- a CDS encoding MFS transporter, translated as MSSLFFARNGNFLGLLAANTILGAAMPMLIILGGLAGLMLAPSTALATLPASLQTLAGLFAAAPFSLLMGRLGRKAGFVIGVAAAIIGALVGFWAMLTGSFFLLCLAHLALGAALACFQFFRFAAAEVVSPEWQPVAISLMLTSGLVAAFGGPQVFIIAKDAFAPVPLAGAYVAIAVVSVIGLLPLALVRMPKTTPPTKQGFRDRLASLCVLRRGPVRKAVAIGAVSQGIMVFLMIPTPLAMVGCGFSEATSGDVIRWHVVAMFAPSFFTGFLIKRYGTQHIALGGLALLILSALVALSGLSGGHFYISLILLGLGWNFGFIGATNMLTRAVSEAERPVVQGANDTVVALASTICAFAAGAIVAGYGWTVLAVVALIVLVVALGALAMPARQAAV; from the coding sequence ATGTCCTCCCTGTTCTTCGCTCGAAACGGCAACTTTCTGGGGCTGCTTGCAGCCAATACAATTCTGGGTGCTGCGATGCCGATGCTGATCATCCTCGGCGGGCTGGCCGGATTGATGCTGGCCCCGAGCACGGCGCTTGCGACCTTGCCTGCGTCACTTCAGACATTGGCCGGCCTGTTTGCTGCGGCACCTTTCTCCTTGTTGATGGGCCGGCTTGGCCGGAAGGCGGGGTTTGTCATTGGTGTTGCAGCAGCGATCATCGGTGCATTGGTGGGCTTCTGGGCGATGCTCACCGGCAGTTTTTTTCTGCTCTGCCTCGCGCATCTGGCTTTGGGGGCGGCACTCGCCTGTTTCCAGTTCTTTCGCTTCGCGGCGGCAGAGGTGGTCAGCCCCGAATGGCAGCCGGTGGCGATTTCGCTGATGTTGACCTCTGGGTTGGTGGCGGCCTTTGGCGGACCGCAGGTATTTATCATTGCCAAAGATGCTTTTGCCCCTGTGCCCTTGGCGGGCGCCTACGTGGCGATTGCCGTCGTTTCCGTGATCGGGCTGCTGCCGCTTGCCTTGGTGCGTATGCCGAAAACCACGCCTCCGACCAAACAGGGGTTTCGCGACCGCTTGGCCTCGCTTTGCGTGTTGCGGCGGGGGCCGGTGCGCAAGGCTGTGGCCATTGGCGCGGTATCGCAGGGGATCATGGTGTTTCTGATGATCCCCACGCCGCTGGCGATGGTGGGCTGCGGGTTTAGCGAGGCCACGTCAGGCGATGTGATCCGTTGGCATGTGGTGGCCATGTTCGCCCCCAGCTTTTTCACGGGTTTCCTGATCAAGCGCTATGGCACCCAACACATCGCGCTTGGGGGGCTGGCCTTGCTGATCCTCTCTGCGCTTGTAGCTTTGAGCGGCCTTTCAGGCGGGCACTTTTACATCTCGCTCATCCTGTTGGGGCTTGGGTGGAACTTTGGCTTTATTGGCGCGACGAATATGTTGACCCGTGCCGTGAGCGAAGCGGAAAGACCCGTGGTGCAGGGGGCCAACGACACGGTGGTCGCGCTGGCCTCGACAATCTGTGCCTTTGCGGCAGGGGCAATCGTAGCCGGATACGGCTGGACGGTTCTGGCTGTGGTGGCGCTGATCGTTCTTGTGGTCGCCTTGGGGGCGCTTGCCATGCCGGCCCGTCAAGCCGCCGTCTGA
- a CDS encoding MBL fold metallo-hydrolase, which produces MAVSRRKFLAGAAGMVAGQSLMMMPAPAHARIALGDIQLDVVSDGSLTLPGGFIFDPMPQAELLPILENLGQSAEVLTPPCNVTLMRQGERVVLFDVGSGPDFAPTAGDLLASLEALDVAPDDVTDVVFTHAHPDHLWGVLDDFDDPLFSQARYMIGQAEWDYWTNPNTVDQIGDARASFAVGAKRRLDMIAQQITFFTDGAEILPGVAARACFGHTPGHMAFEVRQGSEAVMILGDSIGNDHIAFARPQWHSGSDQDPETAAQTRLSLMDQLSHEQTRVIGYHLTGNGVGYVDKTSTGYAFVKEG; this is translated from the coding sequence ATGGCGGTTTCAAGACGAAAGTTTCTTGCAGGGGCGGCAGGCATGGTGGCTGGTCAAAGCCTGATGATGATGCCCGCGCCGGCCCATGCGCGGATTGCATTGGGTGATATCCAGCTTGACGTGGTCAGCGACGGCTCGCTCACTTTGCCGGGCGGCTTTATCTTTGACCCGATGCCGCAAGCCGAACTGTTGCCGATCCTTGAAAACCTTGGCCAATCGGCAGAGGTGCTGACCCCGCCGTGCAACGTCACGCTGATGCGCCAAGGGGAGCGGGTCGTGCTTTTCGACGTTGGATCTGGACCGGATTTCGCGCCGACTGCCGGTGACTTGCTGGCCTCGCTCGAGGCGCTGGATGTTGCGCCTGACGATGTGACCGACGTTGTATTCACCCATGCCCATCCCGACCACCTGTGGGGTGTGCTGGATGATTTTGACGATCCGTTGTTTTCACAGGCCCGCTATATGATCGGACAGGCCGAGTGGGACTATTGGACCAACCCCAACACGGTCGATCAGATCGGCGATGCGCGGGCGTCTTTTGCCGTCGGGGCCAAACGCCGGCTTGATATGATCGCGCAGCAGATCACGTTTTTCACGGATGGGGCGGAGATCCTGCCCGGCGTCGCGGCCCGCGCCTGCTTTGGCCACACGCCCGGTCATATGGCTTTTGAGGTGCGGCAGGGGAGCGAAGCGGTGATGATTTTGGGTGACAGCATCGGCAATGATCACATCGCTTTCGCACGGCCCCAGTGGCATTCCGGATCAGACCAGGACCCCGAAACCGCAGCGCAGACACGGCTGTCCCTGATGGATCAGCTGTCGCATGAACAGACCCGCGTGATCGGGTATCACCTGACCGGAAACGGTGTGGGGTATGTCGATAAAACATCAACCGGCTATGCCTTTGTGAAGGAGGGATAA
- a CDS encoding MBL fold metallo-hydrolase, protein MRLLALICSLIALPALASEDIADQYPASLLYSKPVEVIPHVFSAIGATAPPTYENAGHNNNLSFIITGDGVVVVNGGGSYLLAKALHEEIKTMTDQPVKLVFNENGQGHAMLGNSYWAEQGVEIVAHVEAAEEFEAQGGQSLRAAQARLKERADQTTVVLPTKTFDDRYVVEMGGMQIEARYLGPAHSPGDIVIWLPQQSLVISGDMAFHERMLPIFEHTMTADWVETWETAFEPLEATYVIPGHGHPTNMDQVRRYTRDYLVYLRGKVGAHLEEGGDLADAFYVDQTPYAHLDTFEELATKNAGRVYEQMEFE, encoded by the coding sequence ATGCGACTGCTTGCCCTGATCTGTTCTTTGATCGCTCTACCAGCCTTGGCCAGCGAAGATATAGCGGATCAATATCCCGCTTCACTGCTCTATTCCAAACCGGTCGAAGTGATCCCGCATGTCTTTTCCGCCATCGGGGCCACCGCGCCGCCCACGTATGAGAATGCGGGTCATAACAATAACCTGAGCTTTATCATCACGGGTGACGGTGTGGTCGTGGTGAATGGGGGCGGGTCGTATTTGCTCGCCAAAGCGCTGCATGAGGAAATCAAAACCATGACCGACCAGCCGGTCAAACTGGTGTTCAATGAAAACGGTCAGGGCCACGCTATGCTGGGCAATTCTTACTGGGCAGAGCAGGGTGTGGAAATCGTGGCTCATGTGGAAGCTGCGGAAGAGTTCGAGGCGCAGGGCGGTCAATCGCTGCGCGCGGCGCAGGCCCGCCTCAAGGAACGTGCCGATCAGACCACCGTGGTGCTGCCGACAAAAACCTTTGATGATCGGTATGTTGTCGAAATGGGGGGGATGCAGATCGAAGCGCGCTACCTTGGCCCCGCGCACAGCCCCGGCGATATTGTGATCTGGTTGCCGCAGCAAAGCCTCGTGATTTCCGGCGATATGGCATTCCACGAACGCATGTTGCCAATCTTTGAGCACACGATGACGGCTGATTGGGTCGAGACTTGGGAGACAGCGTTCGAACCTCTCGAAGCCACCTATGTCATCCCCGGCCACGGCCATCCCACCAACATGGATCAAGTGCGCCGCTATACCCGCGACTATCTGGTCTATCTGCGCGGGAAAGTCGGCGCGCATCTGGAAGAGGGCGGCGATCTGGCCGATGCGTTCTATGTCGACCAGACGCCTTACGCGCATCTCGATACATTCGAGGAACTGGCAACCAAAAACGCCGGCCGCGTCTATGAGCAGATGGAGTTCGAATAG
- a CDS encoding YeeE/YedE family protein — protein MENLIDRFGDGAVVFALALFIGMVFGAAAQHSRFCLRAATVEFSHNIWGPRLGIWLVAFSAAVFTVQGAIATGYLDVSNARQIAAQGSLSGAILGGLMFGSGMILARGCASRLLVLSATGNLRAIVTGLVLTLTAQASLRGVLSPLRESLGGIWAISGGPSRDLLAHIGILPRTVALIAGGCLVVAVAFALYRGNAKSRTGAAVIVGATIAAGWVATYAVAQNSFEVVAISSITFTGPSADTLMGFVNERQLPLSFGSGLVPGVFLGALLMAVITGEARIQRFEAQMPMERYLVGGVLMGFGSMLAGGCAVGAGMTGGAIFALTAWLALLSMWVGAVATQLVADARAGAGAAAPRPQS, from the coding sequence ATGGAAAATCTGATTGATCGTTTCGGTGATGGGGCTGTCGTGTTCGCGCTGGCCCTGTTCATCGGCATGGTGTTCGGGGCGGCCGCACAGCATTCGCGGTTCTGTTTGCGGGCGGCCACGGTCGAGTTTTCTCACAACATCTGGGGGCCGCGACTTGGCATCTGGCTGGTCGCCTTCAGTGCGGCGGTCTTTACGGTGCAAGGTGCCATCGCCACGGGGTATCTGGATGTTTCAAACGCCCGCCAGATTGCAGCACAGGGCAGCTTGTCCGGCGCGATCCTAGGCGGGCTTATGTTCGGCTCCGGCATGATCCTCGCGCGGGGGTGCGCCAGCCGATTGCTGGTTTTGTCGGCCACGGGCAACCTGCGGGCCATTGTCACCGGACTGGTGCTGACCCTAACAGCACAGGCGTCCTTGCGCGGGGTTCTGTCGCCCTTGCGCGAAAGCCTAGGCGGGATCTGGGCAATCAGTGGTGGCCCGTCGCGTGACCTGCTGGCGCACATCGGCATTCTGCCGCGCACGGTTGCTTTGATCGCGGGGGGCTGTCTGGTGGTGGCCGTCGCCTTTGCACTTTACCGCGGAAACGCCAAAAGCCGGACGGGCGCCGCCGTGATTGTCGGCGCAACGATTGCGGCCGGTTGGGTGGCCACCTATGCGGTTGCGCAGAATTCGTTTGAGGTGGTGGCGATTTCATCCATCACCTTTACCGGCCCTTCGGCGGATACTTTGATGGGGTTCGTCAATGAACGCCAATTACCGCTGAGCTTTGGTTCCGGCCTCGTGCCCGGTGTCTTTCTGGGTGCGCTGCTGATGGCCGTGATCACAGGGGAGGCCCGCATACAACGCTTTGAGGCGCAGATGCCGATGGAACGGTATCTGGTGGGGGGCGTCCTGATGGGGTTCGGCAGCATGTTGGCCGGCGGCTGCGCTGTAGGCGCAGGCATGACGGGGGGCGCGATATTCGCCCTGACCGCGTGGCTGGCGCTTTTGTCTATGTGGGTCGGGGCGGTCGCCACCCAGCTTGTCGCGGACGCCCGCGCCGGGGCAGGGGCGGCGGCCCCGCGCCCGCAGTCCTGA
- a CDS encoding DUF302 domain-containing protein produces MKSLLLGGVLALISAGFAAAQDGATVYDFDGSFDDATFSVESAIVGKGLVIDYVSHTGEMLNRTAGDVGSDVKLFEAADIFVFCSAVLSRKVMEADPMNIAHCPYGIFVAEREGKVMVGYRNYPEGAMQEVQALLDEIAQEAIGN; encoded by the coding sequence ATGAAATCACTTCTACTGGGTGGCGTGCTGGCCCTGATCAGCGCAGGATTTGCAGCAGCGCAAGACGGCGCGACCGTTTATGACTTTGACGGCAGTTTTGATGATGCGACTTTCAGTGTGGAAAGCGCGATTGTCGGTAAGGGGCTGGTCATTGATTATGTCAGTCACACCGGCGAGATGCTGAACCGCACCGCAGGGGACGTCGGCAGCGATGTGAAACTGTTTGAAGCGGCAGATATCTTTGTGTTCTGCTCTGCGGTTCTGTCGCGCAAAGTCATGGAAGCCGATCCGATGAACATTGCCCACTGCCCCTACGGCATTTTTGTCGCGGAACGGGAAGGCAAGGTTATGGTCGGTTATCGCAACTATCCTGAAGGCGCGATGCAAGAGGTTCAGGCCCTGCTGGATGAAATCGCACAGGAAGCGATCGGAAACTAG
- a CDS encoding NAD(P)/FAD-dependent oxidoreductase: protein MKLNRRVFIGTSAAAAATLAAPSVFAAGHGKPRVVVVGGGAGGATAARYIAKDSKGEIDVTLIEPTRMYYTCFFSNLYLGGFKEIDDLGHSYGGLAAGGVNVVHDWATGVDRDAKTVALAGGGSVPYDKLILSPGIDFVDGAVEGWDLSAQNAMPHAYKGGSQTELLKAQLMAMPEGGTFAMVAPPNPYRCPPGPYERVSMVAHYLKANNPTAKIIVADPKAKFSKQGLFQEGWANHYEGMVDWIGEDFGGGNVSVDPNAMTVTIDGEETSVDVCNVIPAMKAGRIAELAGVTDGNWAPVNAADMSSKADGDIYVLGDAASQGDMPKSGFSANSQAKVCANAVRGALTGSKVFPAKFSNTCWSLIDTNDGVKVGATYEATEEKIAKVDGFISATGESADLRRATYEESKGWYAGITADMFG from the coding sequence ATGAAACTCAATAGACGTGTCTTTATCGGCACCAGTGCTGCCGCGGCCGCGACGCTTGCTGCACCATCCGTATTTGCCGCCGGTCACGGCAAACCGCGGGTCGTCGTTGTCGGCGGCGGCGCGGGGGGGGCAACCGCAGCGCGCTACATCGCCAAAGACAGCAAAGGCGAGATCGACGTCACGCTGATCGAACCAACGCGGATGTATTACACCTGTTTCTTCTCGAACCTCTATCTGGGTGGTTTCAAGGAAATCGATGATCTGGGTCACAGCTACGGCGGTTTGGCCGCGGGTGGCGTGAATGTCGTGCATGATTGGGCCACGGGTGTGGACCGGGATGCCAAAACTGTGGCGCTGGCCGGTGGCGGTTCGGTACCTTATGACAAACTGATCCTCTCCCCCGGTATCGACTTTGTCGATGGCGCGGTTGAAGGGTGGGATCTGTCGGCGCAAAACGCCATGCCCCACGCCTACAAGGGCGGATCACAAACCGAGCTGCTCAAGGCGCAGCTGATGGCGATGCCCGAGGGCGGCACCTTTGCCATGGTCGCACCGCCAAATCCCTACCGCTGTCCCCCCGGCCCTTATGAGCGCGTGTCGATGGTGGCGCACTACCTCAAGGCAAACAACCCGACGGCCAAGATCATTGTTGCGGACCCCAAGGCGAAGTTTTCCAAACAGGGGCTGTTTCAGGAAGGTTGGGCGAACCATTACGAAGGTATGGTCGACTGGATCGGCGAGGATTTCGGCGGCGGCAATGTATCCGTCGATCCAAACGCGATGACCGTGACCATCGACGGCGAGGAAACATCCGTCGATGTCTGTAACGTCATCCCCGCGATGAAAGCAGGACGGATTGCGGAGCTTGCAGGCGTTACAGATGGCAATTGGGCCCCGGTGAACGCGGCGGATATGTCCAGCAAAGCCGACGGTGACATCTATGTTCTTGGCGACGCGGCAAGTCAGGGCGATATGCCCAAATCCGGTTTCTCGGCCAATTCACAGGCGAAAGTCTGCGCAAATGCAGTGCGCGGTGCACTGACCGGTTCAAAGGTATTTCCGGCCAAGTTCTCCAACACCTGCTGGTCGCTGATCGACACCAATGATGGCGTCAAAGTCGGTGCTACTTACGAGGCAACAGAGGAAAAGATTGCCAAGGTTGACGGGTTTATCTCTGCCACCGGAGAAAGCGCCGACCTGCGCCGCGCGACCTATGAGGAATCCAAAGGCTGGTACGCGGGCATCACTGCGGATATGTTCGGATAA
- a CDS encoding c-type cytochrome, translated as MTGGKAICGVLALAAVFAAGLASANELGDPDKGAEVFKKCKSCHQIGEGAKNRVGPQLNGIFGRPAGSLDGAKYSKSMLRAGDDGLIWTEETLDAYIENPKALISKTRMSFRGISDIKERSHLLAYLRVFSDDPANIPEAEPTATATDHDLDPAILALKGDPEYGEYLASECLTCHQISGNSDGIPAITGWPTEDFVVAMHAYKRKLRPHPVMQMMAGRLSDEEIAAIAAYFKDLE; from the coding sequence ATGACCGGAGGGAAGGCCATTTGCGGCGTCTTGGCCCTTGCCGCTGTGTTTGCTGCAGGGCTCGCCAGCGCCAATGAGTTGGGCGATCCAGATAAGGGCGCTGAGGTTTTCAAGAAGTGCAAGTCCTGCCATCAGATTGGTGAGGGGGCCAAGAACCGCGTTGGCCCGCAATTGAACGGCATTTTCGGGCGCCCCGCTGGGTCGCTCGACGGTGCGAAATATTCCAAAAGCATGTTGCGGGCTGGCGATGACGGGTTGATCTGGACCGAAGAAACGCTGGATGCCTATATCGAAAACCCGAAAGCGCTGATTTCCAAAACCCGAATGAGTTTTCGCGGTATTTCCGACATCAAAGAACGCTCTCATCTGCTGGCCTATCTGCGCGTCTTTTCGGATGATCCCGCAAATATCCCCGAGGCGGAACCGACCGCGACCGCCACAGATCATGATCTGGACCCCGCGATCCTCGCCCTGAAGGGCGATCCGGAGTATGGTGAATATCTGGCCAGCGAATGCCTGACCTGCCATCAAATCAGCGGAAACAGCGACGGTATTCCCGCGATTACCGGCTGGCCCACAGAAGATTTTGTTGTCGCCATGCATGCCTACAAGCGCAAACTCAGACCCCACCCTGTTATGCAAATGATGGCGGGGCGTTTGTCTGATGAAGAGATCGCAGCGATCGCTGCGTATTTTAAGGACCTCGAATAG
- a CDS encoding c-type cytochrome: MSKFLKSTALLAALSLTATPVLAEKFGLGRAALPEEIAAWDGDIGPDGTGLPVGSGDALIGEEIFASQCAACHGDFAEGIDNWPKLAGGADTLDHEDPLKTVGSYWPYLSTAFDYIKRSMPYGNAGTLSDDDVYAIVAYILYSNDLIEDDFVLSNETFFDVEMPNADGFILDNRAETEYNIWRGEPCMENCKTDVTVTMRAMVLDVTPEETGDDAPAPDTKVEAAKVEEAKAEEAPAPVVAAFDADLAAKGEKVFRKCKSCHQLGEGAKNRSGPILTGIIDNPAAAVDGFKYSKALKSAAEGGLIWNETELAAFLAKPKAYLKGTKMSFAGLRKEADQAAVIEYLKSFEE, encoded by the coding sequence ATGTCGAAGTTTCTTAAATCAACGGCCTTGCTGGCTGCCCTGTCGCTTACGGCCACCCCTGTTCTGGCGGAGAAATTCGGCCTTGGCCGCGCCGCCCTGCCCGAAGAAATTGCAGCATGGGACGGTGACATCGGCCCGGACGGCACGGGCCTGCCCGTCGGCTCCGGCGATGCGCTGATCGGCGAGGAAATCTTTGCCAGCCAATGCGCCGCCTGCCACGGTGATTTTGCCGAAGGGATCGACAACTGGCCCAAACTGGCCGGTGGTGCGGATACGCTGGATCACGAGGACCCGCTGAAAACCGTCGGCTCCTACTGGCCCTATCTGTCGACCGCGTTTGATTACATCAAACGGTCCATGCCTTACGGCAATGCCGGCACGCTTAGCGACGATGATGTTTATGCGATTGTCGCCTATATCCTCTATTCGAACGATCTGATCGAAGATGATTTTGTCCTCTCCAACGAGACATTCTTTGATGTCGAGATGCCCAATGCCGACGGCTTCATCCTCGATAATCGTGCGGAAACGGAATACAACATCTGGCGCGGCGAACCTTGCATGGAAAACTGCAAGACCGATGTGACGGTCACCATGCGTGCGATGGTTCTGGATGTAACGCCCGAAGAAACGGGCGATGATGCACCGGCCCCAGACACCAAAGTCGAGGCGGCAAAAGTTGAAGAAGCCAAAGCCGAGGAAGCCCCGGCACCTGTAGTGGCCGCTTTTGACGCCGATCTGGCTGCCAAGGGTGAAAAAGTGTTCAGGAAATGCAAATCCTGCCACCAGCTGGGCGAAGGGGCGAAAAACCGTTCCGGTCCAATTCTGACGGGCATTATAGACAATCCGGCAGCCGCGGTTGACGGGTTCAAGTATTCAAAGGCGCTGAAGTCCGCAGCCGAAGGGGGTTTGATCTGGAATGAAACCGAGCTGGCTGCCTTTCTGGCCAAGCCCAAGGCTTATTTAAAAGGCACCAAGATGTCGTTTGCCGGGCTGCGAAAAGAAGCCGATCAAGCGGCGGTGATTGAATACCTCAAGTCCTTCGAAGAATGA